The following are from one region of the Vibrio hyugaensis genome:
- the dsbC gene encoding bifunctional protein-disulfide isomerase/oxidoreductase DsbC — MSVLRRLTLLTLPFFVAACGAEESQAKTETPAQQVAPAAKQNFDEAALKAKFSKLGVSILDIQPSDVAGLLEIQTNGGVLFASNDGNHFIAGTLYAIDDNGGYKDVIAERQAPLNAAKIAKFSDSVIEYKADNEKYVVTVFTDITCGYCVRLHSQMQGYNDLGITVRYMAYPRQGATGPVAEQMATIWCAEDPKSAMHNAKVDRTFDNPAKDLKQCKETIQAHYNLGRELGISGTPAIFLPNGELVGGYLPPADLLKRLEQQ; from the coding sequence ATGAGCGTATTACGCCGACTAACTCTGCTGACTTTACCGTTTTTCGTTGCCGCTTGTGGTGCTGAAGAAAGTCAGGCAAAAACGGAAACTCCTGCACAACAAGTCGCGCCAGCGGCAAAACAGAACTTTGATGAAGCAGCGCTAAAAGCGAAGTTTTCTAAGTTGGGTGTGTCTATTCTTGATATCCAACCATCAGACGTTGCTGGTCTTTTAGAAATTCAAACCAATGGTGGTGTGCTGTTCGCATCAAACGATGGTAACCACTTTATTGCCGGTACACTTTACGCCATCGATGATAACGGCGGTTACAAAGACGTAATTGCTGAACGTCAAGCACCTCTGAATGCAGCAAAAATCGCGAAGTTCTCTGACAGCGTGATCGAATATAAAGCGGACAACGAGAAATACGTTGTGACGGTATTCACTGACATCACTTGTGGTTACTGCGTGCGCCTACATAGCCAAATGCAAGGTTACAATGACCTAGGCATTACGGTTCGCTACATGGCTTACCCTCGTCAAGGTGCAACAGGTCCAGTTGCTGAACAGATGGCGACAATTTGGTGTGCAGAAGATCCGAAATCAGCAATGCACAACGCAAAAGTAGATCGCACGTTTGATAATCCAGCGAAAGATCTTAAGCAGTGTAAAGAGACAATCCAAGCGCATTACAACCTAGGTCGTGAGCTTGGTATTTCTGGTACACCAGCAATCTTCCTACCAAACGGTGAGCTAGTAGGTGGTTACCTTCCACCGGCAGATCTGCTAAAACGTTTAGAGCAACAATAA
- the srmB gene encoding ATP-dependent RNA helicase SrmB encodes MIRTFAELDLDPNLLEAIEEMGYERPTKIQAEAIPQALDGRDILASAPTGTGKTAAFVLPALQYLQDFPRRKPGPARILILTPTRELAMQIADQARALAKNTKLNIFTITGGVQYQEHADILATTQDIVVATPGRLREYIDAERFDCRAIEWLVLDEADRMLDMGFAPTVDRLSNECRWRKQTLLFSATLEGKGVEGFTADLLNEPAEIDAKSPLRERKKIAQWYHRADTAEHKLELLKHIITEQAERTIVFLKTRERLAELRGQLESAQIPCSWIQGEMPQDRRNNAIARFREGAVNVLLATDVAARGIDLPDVSHVVNYDMPRTADVYLHRIGRTARAGKKGNAISIVEAHDQPMMDRVARYVKEDIKERFIKEMRPKHKKPVFKKKKKKDDKKKVAKKKTAKKK; translated from the coding sequence GTGATCAGAACCTTTGCTGAACTTGATCTAGACCCAAACCTACTTGAAGCCATCGAAGAGATGGGCTACGAACGCCCAACTAAAATTCAGGCTGAGGCGATTCCACAAGCGTTGGATGGTCGTGACATTCTAGCGTCAGCACCAACTGGCACAGGTAAAACGGCAGCATTCGTACTGCCTGCGTTGCAATACCTGCAAGACTTCCCTCGTCGCAAGCCTGGACCTGCTCGTATCCTGATCCTGACGCCAACACGTGAACTTGCTATGCAAATTGCAGATCAAGCGCGTGCGCTTGCAAAGAACACAAAATTGAATATCTTCACCATCACTGGTGGTGTTCAGTACCAAGAGCACGCCGATATTCTTGCAACAACGCAAGACATCGTCGTAGCTACACCGGGTCGTCTACGTGAGTACATTGATGCAGAGCGCTTTGACTGTCGTGCCATTGAATGGTTAGTGCTGGATGAAGCAGACCGCATGCTAGACATGGGCTTCGCACCAACGGTAGACCGTCTATCAAACGAATGTCGCTGGCGTAAGCAAACCCTTCTGTTCTCCGCAACACTAGAAGGCAAAGGCGTAGAAGGCTTCACAGCAGACCTACTTAACGAGCCAGCAGAGATCGATGCAAAATCACCATTGCGTGAGCGCAAAAAAATTGCTCAGTGGTATCACCGTGCCGACACAGCAGAACATAAGCTAGAACTGTTAAAACACATCATCACAGAGCAAGCAGAACGCACAATTGTGTTCTTGAAGACTCGTGAGCGTCTAGCTGAGTTGCGTGGCCAATTAGAAAGTGCGCAAATTCCTTGTTCATGGATCCAAGGTGAAATGCCGCAAGATCGTCGTAACAATGCCATTGCACGCTTTCGTGAAGGTGCTGTGAACGTACTACTTGCCACTGACGTTGCTGCTCGTGGTATCGACCTTCCAGACGTATCACACGTTGTCAACTACGACATGCCTCGCACAGCTGACGTATACCTTCACCGTATTGGCCGTACCGCGCGTGCAGGTAAAAAAGGTAACGCTATCTCTATCGTAGAAGCGCACGACCAGCCAATGATGGATCGTGTTGCACGTTACGTAAAAGAAGACATCAAAGAGCGTTTCATCAAAGAGATGCGCCCTAAACACAAAAAACCAGTGTTTAAGAAGAAAAAGAAAAAAGACGACAAGAAGAAAGTAGCGAAAAAGAAAACCGCTAAGAAGAAGTAA
- a CDS encoding tRNA1(Val) (adenine(37)-N6)-methyltransferase, which produces MKSDTFKTKGFKFKQFSIDGGESGMPVSTDGVMLGAWTKCPSQCNILDIGTGTGLLALMCAQRFSGAMITAVDIESTAVEAAQTNFTHSPWVDRLTVLHTDVLTFEPTQRFQHIICNPPYFNNGEQSKQTQRATARHTDTLQHRALLACCYDLLEEDGKASFVLPITEGEQFIVMAKTQGWYVSRLCYVQPSQKKAVHRVLFELSKKVYDTEESQLTIHSNQGYDEEFIRLTHEFYLKM; this is translated from the coding sequence ATGAAGAGCGATACATTCAAGACTAAAGGCTTCAAGTTTAAGCAATTTTCCATCGATGGTGGTGAAAGTGGCATGCCTGTCAGTACCGATGGCGTGATGCTGGGCGCTTGGACAAAGTGTCCATCGCAGTGCAATATTCTGGACATTGGTACTGGTACGGGTCTGTTGGCTCTAATGTGCGCACAACGCTTTTCAGGCGCAATGATCACCGCGGTTGACATCGAATCAACCGCAGTCGAAGCCGCCCAGACCAACTTTACGCATTCACCTTGGGTTGACCGATTAACCGTTTTGCACACCGATGTATTAACGTTTGAACCAACGCAACGTTTTCAGCACATCATTTGTAATCCGCCCTACTTCAATAATGGTGAGCAATCAAAGCAGACTCAGCGCGCCACCGCCCGACATACCGACACATTGCAACATCGCGCGTTATTAGCGTGTTGCTATGACTTACTTGAAGAAGACGGCAAAGCCAGTTTTGTTCTGCCAATCACCGAAGGTGAGCAGTTTATTGTCATGGCGAAAACACAAGGCTGGTATGTATCACGTCTATGCTACGTGCAACCATCACAGAAAAAAGCGGTGCATCGTGTACTATTTGAGTTATCGAAAAAGGTCTACGACACCGAAGAATCACAATTGACCATCCACTCAAATCAGGGTTATGACGAAGAATTTATCCGTCTAACTCACGAGTTTTATCTTAAGATGTGA
- the fldB gene encoding flavodoxin FldB, protein MKIGLYYGSTTCYTEMAAEKIRNIIGADLVDIHNVKETPLSLMADYDLLLIGISTWDFGEIQEDWSAIWEDIATTPLKDKVVALFGLGDQEGYGEWYLDAMGLLHDELKATGAQFIGYWPNEGYEFEASKALTEDGSQFVGLALDEDSQYELSDERIEKWCEQVLVEFHDTL, encoded by the coding sequence ATGAAAATCGGACTCTATTACGGCTCAACAACCTGCTACACCGAAATGGCAGCAGAGAAAATTCGCAACATCATTGGCGCAGACCTTGTCGATATTCACAACGTGAAAGAGACACCGTTGTCACTGATGGCAGACTACGATTTATTGCTGATTGGTATCTCTACTTGGGACTTCGGTGAAATCCAAGAAGATTGGAGTGCTATTTGGGAAGACATTGCAACCACACCTCTAAAAGACAAAGTAGTTGCACTGTTTGGCTTGGGTGACCAAGAAGGCTACGGCGAATGGTACCTTGATGCGATGGGCCTACTTCATGACGAACTCAAAGCAACGGGGGCGCAGTTTATCGGCTACTGGCCAAATGAAGGTTATGAGTTCGAGGCATCAAAAGCTTTAACAGAAGATGGTAGTCAATTTGTTGGCTTGGCATTAGATGAAGATTCCCAGTACGAATTGAGTGACGAACGCATCGAGAAATGGTGTGAGCAAGTGTTGGTTGAGTTTCACGACACGCTATAA
- the xerD gene encoding site-specific tyrosine recombinase XerD, translating into MTAQQPVNQQDFGLVEQFLDAMWMERGLSENTLASYRNDLMKLLVWMEQHRYRLDFISLSGLQEYQSYLVDLDYKQTSRARMLSAIRRLFQYIHREKVRADDPSALLVSPKLPQRLPKDISEEQVDALLEAPDPNDPVELRDKAMLELLYATGLRVTELVSLTMENVSLRQGVVRVTGKGGKERLVPMGENAVDWIETFIQQGRSALLGETTSDVVFPSKRARQMTRQTFWHRIKYYAVIAGIDTDQLSPHVLRHAFATHLLNYGADLRVVQMLLGHSDLSTTQIYTHVATERLKQIHSQHHPRA; encoded by the coding sequence ATGACGGCACAACAGCCTGTCAATCAACAAGATTTTGGTCTTGTTGAACAATTCTTAGATGCAATGTGGATGGAGCGTGGTTTATCAGAGAACACACTAGCTTCTTACCGAAATGACTTAATGAAGCTGCTCGTGTGGATGGAGCAACATCGCTACCGCCTCGATTTTATCAGCTTGTCAGGTTTGCAAGAGTACCAGAGTTACCTTGTTGATTTGGATTACAAACAAACGTCCCGCGCGCGTATGTTGTCGGCGATTCGTCGTTTATTTCAATACATTCATCGTGAAAAAGTACGCGCGGATGATCCAAGTGCGTTACTGGTAAGCCCAAAGCTGCCTCAACGCCTACCAAAAGACATCAGTGAAGAACAAGTGGATGCTTTGCTTGAAGCGCCAGATCCGAATGACCCAGTAGAACTACGTGATAAAGCCATGCTAGAGCTGCTCTATGCGACGGGGTTGCGTGTGACAGAGCTGGTCAGTCTGACAATGGAAAACGTCAGTTTGCGCCAAGGGGTAGTGCGCGTGACGGGTAAAGGTGGTAAAGAACGTCTTGTACCTATGGGGGAGAACGCCGTCGATTGGATTGAAACTTTTATCCAGCAAGGTCGGTCTGCTCTATTGGGAGAGACTACGTCAGATGTGGTATTCCCAAGTAAACGTGCCAGACAAATGACCCGTCAAACCTTCTGGCATCGTATCAAGTACTATGCTGTGATTGCGGGTATTGATACTGACCAATTGTCGCCACACGTTTTACGTCATGCATTTGCAACGCATTTATTGAACTATGGCGCAGATCTCAGGGTCGTACAGATGCTGTTGGGGCATAGTGACTTATCGACCACGCAAATTTATACTCACGTGGCGACTGAGCGATTGAAACAGATCCACAGTCAACACCACCCAAGAGCATAA
- the brnQ gene encoding branched-chain amino acid transport system II carrier protein, with translation MKQTLKLTDIIAVGFMLFAFFLGAGNIIFPPLAGQLAGDHLMPAMFGFLLTAVGLPLITIVAIAVAGGSWDHLTQDLPKKAAVLMAALIFIIIGPAFAAPRTGLVAYEMAIKPFFVDATQAHLTSFSILFFAVAMLFAWFQGRLIDLIGKVLTPVLFLGLIVLAIAVFVDPQGEMMGAHGEYLTQPLTKGFLEGYNTMDTFASLMFGMLMVDALRSKGITERAATTKYLICAGCIAAAGLAFVYISLFYLGATSATIAAGADNGGAVLSQYVQALFGPYGQIVLSIIVLLACLTTAIGLISACSDFFSSKTKLTYKQWVIINGAACALIANVGLSQLISLSVPVLFALYPVAVALVALTFVRSKLPNPRVAYRSVLLVSLLFALIDAAKVAGLDVSAFNMLPLFEVGMGWVLPTFAAIVCMFFVAKSSQPELTEEAA, from the coding sequence GTGAAGCAGACGTTAAAACTAACAGATATTATCGCAGTAGGCTTTATGCTATTTGCGTTCTTTTTGGGTGCTGGCAACATCATCTTTCCACCTCTAGCGGGTCAGCTAGCCGGTGATCATTTGATGCCAGCAATGTTTGGTTTCTTGCTAACAGCGGTAGGTCTACCTCTTATTACTATCGTTGCTATTGCTGTTGCAGGTGGTTCTTGGGATCATCTAACGCAAGACCTTCCTAAGAAAGCAGCAGTACTTATGGCTGCGCTTATCTTCATCATTATCGGTCCTGCATTTGCAGCGCCGCGTACTGGTCTCGTGGCTTACGAAATGGCAATCAAGCCTTTCTTCGTTGATGCGACACAAGCACACCTTACGTCATTCTCTATCCTGTTCTTTGCAGTAGCGATGCTATTTGCTTGGTTCCAAGGTCGTCTGATTGACTTGATCGGTAAAGTGTTAACGCCAGTTTTGTTCCTTGGCCTTATCGTACTTGCTATTGCGGTATTCGTTGATCCGCAAGGTGAGATGATGGGTGCGCATGGTGAGTACTTAACGCAGCCACTAACCAAAGGTTTCCTTGAAGGTTACAACACCATGGATACGTTCGCATCGTTGATGTTCGGTATGCTAATGGTGGATGCACTGCGCAGTAAAGGCATCACTGAGCGTGCTGCAACGACGAAATACCTAATTTGCGCAGGTTGTATTGCAGCAGCAGGTCTGGCGTTCGTATACATCTCATTGTTCTACCTAGGTGCGACGAGTGCAACTATCGCAGCTGGTGCAGACAACGGTGGTGCAGTACTAAGCCAATACGTTCAGGCACTATTTGGTCCTTACGGTCAGATTGTTCTTTCAATCATTGTATTATTGGCGTGTTTGACGACGGCGATCGGCCTTATCTCTGCATGTTCAGACTTCTTCAGCTCTAAGACGAAACTGACTTACAAGCAATGGGTTATCATTAACGGTGCCGCTTGTGCACTGATTGCGAACGTAGGTCTATCACAGCTGATTTCGTTGTCAGTTCCTGTATTGTTTGCGCTGTATCCAGTAGCAGTCGCATTGGTTGCGCTAACGTTTGTACGTAGCAAGCTACCAAACCCGCGAGTAGCATACCGCTCTGTGTTGCTAGTATCATTATTGTTTGCATTGATTGATGCAGCGAAAGTAGCAGGTCTAGACGTTTCAGCATTCAACATGCTACCACTGTTCGAAGTGGGCATGGGTTGGGTTCTACCAACGTTTGCAGCAATTGTTTGCATGTTCTTTGTTGCTAAATCTTCTCAACCTGAGTTGACTGAAGAAGCGGCATAA